One Aegilops tauschii subsp. strangulata cultivar AL8/78 chromosome 2, Aet v6.0, whole genome shotgun sequence genomic window, ACTTGGTCTAATAGTACAAAGGTACTCCCAATTCACAACATCCAATATTCACCCACGAATTTGTGCGTAGCATCATTCTAAATAATCAAAAGGTACTTTTTTGTTGAAAATCAGCAATGTGCTTATACCACAATAAAGAAGCCAATAACAAGAAAGAGCAAGCCTGTCACATCTTGATGCATACTAACTCTGTACTATAAAAATGGGCATATAATCACATGATAACAACTTCTTACTATTTTACTAATTGGCGCGGACGGCCTTAAATAGCAATTCAATTTTATGACCTAATCCCCGTCTACAGGGTGGTAAAAAAtagaaattattaaaaaaaaattAACATATTAGTAGCAATGTCAAGTTTCAAAGTATGGAGTGCGGGTGAGTCTCAAAAGAACAAGTACACATAGTGTGGAAATTGCAGTTATCTAATTTTAAGATCAATCAGCCGCTTCTCTAGGAGAGGAAGCTTTCTGTGCCTCACTTGGATTTTATAATACGTCATTTGCGCATCCTCCAGCATGATGGATGGCATCTCAAATTCATTTTCAAGTACAACCATATATGACAAAGGCCCATTTGAGGCATCAATAAAGCTATACAAGTCATAACCATCAAAGCACAAGTCACAGCTGCAGAATCCAATGTAAACCAACACACGCTTACAACTCTTACCATGAATACTTAATCAAGCCCAAACGTGGTGGACCACCAAAAGAAAGCCGTAACTACATCCACAAAGAAAGAGATGCCGTAGAATACAACATGGATTAAAAACACTATGACAGAAAAGTTCAATAAAAACACTCTGACACAAAAATTCTACAAAACACTAACAAAAGTGAAGACACAGCTGACTACTAAGTGATCTGACCTAAAAAAAAGGGGACGCCCTAAAGCACAACCACCATTCAAATGCGTTGCAACTTGCAAATATTCCCCAAAACAGCTTTTGGCAGCACACCACCGAACAGACAGCACGTCTCTATCAACATTTTGCAAACCTTAAATGGCACTAAATCACACACATGATCACAACCGGTGACAGCTAATTGTCTACGACCAAGAATTAGCCTCACAAGAATAAGCTACAGCATTCCAGTTCCGTACAGAACCAAGGAAGAGTGCAGTCCAGTTGGACGCGCAGGAGATATGGATCTTCGCTGAGTTAACCCCAAATCACCGTAAATTTGCATCTAATCGAAGTCCCGGATACAGATCAGACAATCGGGTGAGCATAACAATACAAGAGAAGCACAAATTTTAGAGTTGAAAGTGAAGGCAAGAACCTTTCCGGTGCTCTCGTAATAGTCGTTGAGCGCCCACTGGTACTTGGATTGATCCAGCCCGAACCAATTCGAAATGTACTCATCCAAGCTTGCGTGCGCTGTACATGGAGTGGAAAAACACACAGATCAAAACCACATATCAAAAGAATATACAAATTTAACGCACCAAACACTCTCCCGGGTCACCTTCTTGCACGCGCAAAACCGCGTCCCAGAAGAACCCGAACGCCGATCCATCCGTCCTAGCCTCTGCCTTCTCGAACTGCGGCGGAGGCACTTGCACTGGCGAGGCCTGGAACAGCTTGGCTGGCGGCAGTGGCGGGGAGACCGTCTTGACCGGCGGAGGCGGCGAGACCATCTTGGCCGGCGGAGGCGATGTGGCTATATGCTCTGGCGGCGGGGACGCAGGAGACGCCACCGAACGGGGAGTGGAATTGGGGGTGGAAAACTCAGATCCTGGCGACTCGGCCGAACGAGAGGTCGGGGTATCCACTGGAGGCGGCGTGGCCGGGGGCGTGATGAAGACAGTGAGGTTTCCCGCCTTGCCGATTACCGGCGGCGGTGTGGACGCCATCGTCGAACAAAGGGAAGGGGAGGTGCGCGCTGGCGTTGAAGCTAGGGTAAGCGAGTGCTCGTGTGAGAGTGAGCCGACTGCGCCATTGGGGAAAGGGGGGCGAAGCTTTTGTTACGCCTTTTTCGACATTTATCCTTTTCTTCGTGTAAAAAAGGGAAATGCTTTCTGACTACACCATGTTCTCGTGTAAAAATAATCAaaatataatactccctccgttttaaaatagatgactcaattttgtactaactttagtctCTCCCTGATGTAGATGCAATTTTTTTTTACTCGGATTATACATCTGATGtaaaatgcatcacaagtgataCAAATATACCTTCACTTTTGTTAGTGTTTTGTAGAAATTTTGCATGCTTCAAACTGGTCCAGAAAAAGACAGAACAACACCAACTGCTACTGCAAGTTGATACAGAATCCCAGATGTAAAACGGCCAGCAGCCCAGAACACCAAACTGACACTGTCTCGCTTCCCCCGCCCACCGCGTAACCGCTGCCTTGTCTCCCGTCGCATCATGTCGCCCGCCCATCGGACCCTGCTGCACTCCGTCGCCGCCATATCCGACCTCCCCACCCCTGCCGCTGTCGTATCCACCGCATTTCcaccgctccgccgccgccacgggaTTCAAGCTtcttcgtcgtcgtcctcacAGCCTCCGGCCTCCTCACCCCTGCCGTCTCCGGAGCCGCCACGTTTGGAGTTCCACCACCGCAACAAGGTTTGGAGCTTCTCCGCCCTGAAAGTCGCACCTGCTCGATTTTTGGCCGTTGTGCGCCTCGACTTCGTCGGTCGTCTAGAAGCCGCACCTGCGCCGCCGCCATGACGCCAAAGAAGGTCTTTGAGAACAAGACCGGCTTCTTCAAGGTGCTGACGAAGCCGCCCGGGAACTTTGGGCGAAACCTCCTCCAagtgatgtaaaatacaacactTGGAGATCCAAATTTGCATCACCAGCTGCCTGGTGATGTAAAACGCCCAGCCGCGTGCCAAACCCCAACCGACAAAATCTGAATCTGAAACTTCCATCCGCCCGCCAACTCCCACCCGCCTCCCACGTGCCGCCCACTGGCCGCCGCGAGGCCCCATGGCCGACTCCGACGACCCCGTCGCTGCCTTTGCCGGTTTGACCCACCTCGTCGCGGCTGCCACCGACGCTACGACcttcctgttggaaatatgccctagaggcaataataaatggttatatTATATTTCTtcgttcatggtaattgtctattgttcatgctataattgtattatccggaaatcgtaatacatgtgtgaatacatagaccacaacgtgtccctagtaagcctctagttgactagctcgttgatcaacagatagtcatggtttcctgactatggacattggatgtcgttgataacgggatcacatcattaggagaatgatgtgatggacaagacccaatcctaagcatagcataaaagatcgtgtagtttcgtttgctagagcttttccaatgtcaagtatcttttccttagaccatgagatcgtgcaactcccggatgccgtaagagtgctttgggtgcaccaaacgtcacaacgtaactgggtgactataaaggtgcactacgggtatctctgaaagtgtctgttgggttggcacggatcgagactgggatttgtcactccgtgtgacggagaggtatctctgggcccactcggtaatgcatcatcataatgagctcaatgtgactaaggcgttagtcacgggatcatgcattgcggtacgagtaaagagacttgccggtaacgagattgaacaaggtattgggataccgacgatcgaatctcgggcaagtaacataccgattgacaaagggaattgtatacgggattgattgaatcctcgacatcgtggttcatccgacgagatcatcgtggaacatgtgggagccaacatgggtatccagatcccgctgttggttattgaccggagaggcgtctcggtcatgtctgcatgtctcccgaacccgtagggtctacacacttaaggttcggtgacgctagggttgtagagatatgagtatgcggaaacccgaaagttgttcggagtcccggatgagatcccggacgtcatgaggagttccggaggtgaagaattatatataggaagtcaagtttcggccaccgggaaagtttcggggcctcccccctgcgcctagggttggaaaccctagggtggggggcgctccacttgccttggggggcaagtctccccccttggccgtcgccccctcccttgatgggatcttggccggcgccccccctcccaaggggcctatataaaggggggagggagggcagcaacattacagccttgggcgcctccctcctcccctgctacacctctccctctcgcagaaactcggcgaagccctaccgagacccgctacatccaccaccacgccgtcgtgctgctggatctccatcaacctctccttcccccttgctggatcaagaaggaggagacatcgctgcaccgtacgtgtgttgaacgcggaggtgccgtccgttcggcactcggtcatcggtgatttgaatcacggcgagtacgactccgtcatccacgttcattggaacgcttccgctcgcgatctacaagggtatgtagatgcactcctttcccctcgttgctagtatactccatagatggatcttggtgagcgtaggaaaattttaaaattatgctacgattcccaacagtggcatcatgagccaggcctatgcgtagttaatatgcacgagtagaacacaaagcagttgtgggcgttgatgttgccaattcttcttgccgctactagtcgtatcttgtttcggcggtattataggatgaagcggcccagaccgaccttacatgtacgcttacgtgagacaggttccaccgactgacatgcactagttgcataaggtggctagcgggtgtctgtctctcctactttagtcggaacggattcgatgaaaagggtccttatgaagggtaaatagaaattggcaaatcacgttgtgattttacgtaggtaagaaacgttcttgctagaaacctatacaagccacgtaaaaacttgcaacaacaattagaggacgtctaacttgtttttgcagcaagtgctatgtgatgtgatatggccagaagatgtgatgaatgatatatgtgatgtatgagattgatcatattcttgtaataggaatcacgacttgcatgtcgatgagtatgacaaccggcaggagccataggagttgtctttattattttgtatgacctgcgtgtcattgaataacgccatgtaaattactttactttgttgctaaacgcgttagccatagaagtagaagtaatcgttggcgtgacgacttcatgaagacacaatgatggagatcatgatgatagagatcatggtgtcatgccgatgacgaagatgatcatggtgccccgaagatggagatcaaaggaacatgatgatattggccatatcatgtcactatttgattgcatgtgatgtttatcatgtttttgcatcttatttgcttagaacgacggtagtaagatgatcccttatgataatttcaagaaaagtgttccccctaactgtgcaccgttgcgaaggttcgttgtttcgaagcaccacgtgatgatcgggtgtgatagattctaacgttcgaatacaacgggtgttgacgagcctagcatgtacagacatggcctcggaacacacgcaatacacttaggttgacttgacgagcctagcatgtacagacatggcctcggaacacggaggaccgaaaggtcgagcatgagtcgtatagaagatacgatcaacatggagatgttcaccgatcttgactagtccgtctcacgtgatgatcggatacggcctagttaaactcggatcatgtttcacttagatgactagagggatgtctatctgagtgggagttcattgagtaatttgattagatgaacttaattatcatgaacttagtctaaaatctttacactatgtcttgtagatcaaatggcccacgttgtcctcaatttcaacgcgttcctagagaaaaccaagctgaaagatgatggcagcaactatacggactgggtccggaacctgaggatcatcctcatagcagccaagaaaggttatgtcttagaagcaccgctaggtgaagcaccaatcccagagaaccaagacgttatgaacgcttggcagcagcgtgctgatgattactccctcgttcagtgcggcatgctttacagcttagaaccgggtctccaaaagcgttttgagaaacatggagcatatgagatgttcgaggagctgaaaatggttttccaagctcatgcccgggtcgagagatatgaagtctccgacaagttcttcagctgtaaaatagaggagaatagttctgttagtgagcacatactcagaatgtctgggttacacaaccgcttatcccagctgggagttaatctcccggatgacgcggtcattgacagaatcctccagtcgcttccaccaagctacaagagctttgtgatgaacttcaatatgcaggggatggaaaagaccattcctgaggtatattcaatgctgaaatcagcggaggtggagatcagaaaagaacatcaagtgttgatggtgaataaaaccactaagttcaagaagggcaagggtaagaagaacttcaagaaggacggcaagggagttgccgcgcccggtaagctagttgccgggaagaagtcaaagaatggacccaagcctgaaactgagtgcttttattgcaagggaagtggtcactggaagcggaactgccccaaatacttagcggacaagaaggtcggcaacaccaaaggtatatgtgatatacatgtaattgatgtgtaccttaccagtactcgtagtagctcctgggtatttgataccggtgcggttgctcatatttgtaactcaaaacaggaactgcggaataaacggagactggcgaaggacgaggtgacgatgcgcgtcgggaatggttccaaggtcgatgtgatcgccgtcggcacgctacctctgcatctacctacaggattagttttaaacctcaataattgttatttagtgccaactttgagcatgaacattgtatctggatctcgtttaattcgagatggctactcatttaaatccgagaataatggttgttctatttatatgagagatatgttttatggtcatgccccgctggttaatggtttattcttgatgaatctcgaacgtgatgttacacatattcatagtgtgaataccaaaagatgtaaagttgataacgatagtcccacatacttgtggcactgccgccttggtcacattggtgtcaagcgcatgaagaagctccatgcagatggacttttggagtctcttgattacgaatcatttgacacgtgcgaaccatgcctcatgggtaagatgaccaagactccgttctccggaacaatggagcgagcaaccaacttattggaaatcatacataccgatgtgtgcggtccaatgagtgttgaggctcgcggaggatatcgttatgttctcactctcactgatgacttaagtagatatgggtatgtctacctaatgaaacacaagtctgaaacctttgaaaagttcaaggaatttcagagtgaggttgagaatcaacgtgacaggaaaataaaattcttacgatcagatcgtggtggagaatatttaagtcacgagtttggtgcacacttaaggaaatgtggaatagtttcacaactcacgccgcctggaacacctcagagaaacggtgtgtccgaacgtcgtaattgcactctattggatatggtgcgatctatgatgtctcttaccgatttaccgctctcattttggggctatgctttagagactgccgcattcactttaaatagggctccgtcgaaatccgttgagacgacaccgtatgaattatggtttgggaagaaacctaagctgtcgtttctaaaagtttggggatgcgatgcttatgtcaagaaacttcaacctgaaaagctcgaacccaagtcagaaaaatgcgtcttcataggataccctaaggaaaccattgggtataccttctacctcagatccgaaggcaagatcttcgttgccaagaacgggtcctttctggagaaggagtttctctcgaaagaattgagtgggaggaaagtggaacttgatgaggtgatagtcaccccttccgaaccggaaagtagcgcagcgcgggaagatgttcctgtggtgcctacaccgactggggaggaagttaatgatgatgatcatgaagcttcggatcaagttactactgaacttcataggtccacaaggacacgttccgcaccagagtggtacggcaaccctgtcctggaaatcatgttgttagacaatggtgaaccttcgaactatgaagaagcgatggcaggcccggattccgacaaatggctagaagccatgaaatctgagataggacccatgtatgaaaacgaagtatggactttgactgacttgcccgatgatcggcgagccatagaaaacaaatggatctttaagaagaagacggacgcggatggtaatgtgaccatctataaggctcgactcgtcgctaagggttatcgacaagctcaaggggttgactacgatgagactttctcacccgtagcgaagctgaagtccgtccgaatcatgttagcaattgccgcatactatgattatgagatatggcagatggacgtcaaaacggcattccttaacggcttccttaaggaagagttgtatatgatgcagccggaaggttttgtcgatcctaagaatgctaacaaagtatgcaagctccagcgctcaatctatgggctggtgcaagcatctcggagttggaacattcgctttgatgagatgatcaaagcgtttgggtttacgcagacttatggagaagcctgtgtttacaagaaagtgagtgggagctctgtagcatttctcttattatatgtgtatgacatattattgatgggaaatgatatagaattcttggaaagtataaaggcctatttgaataagtgtttttcaatgaaggaccttggagaagctgcttatatattaggcatcaagatctatagagatagatcaagacgcctcattggtctttcacagagtacataccttgacaagatattgaagaagttcaatatggatcagtccaagaaggggttcttgcctgtattgcaaggtgtgcaattgagcacggctcaatgcccgaccacggcagaagatagagaaaagatgagtgtcatcccctatgcctcggccatagggtctattatgtatgccatgctgtgtaccagaccagatgtaaaccttgccgtaagtttggtaggaaggtaccaaagtaatcccggcatggaacactggacagcggtcaagaatatcatgaagtacctgaagaggactaaggacatgtttctcgtttatggaggtgacgaagagctcgtcgtaaagggttacgtcgacgctagcttcgacacagatctggatgactcgaagtcacaaaccggatacgtgtatattttgaatggaggagtagtaagctggtgcagttgcaagcaaagcgtcgtggcgggatctacatgtgaagcggagtacatggcagcctcggaggcagcacaggaagcagtttggatgaaggagttcattaccgacctaggggtgattcccaatgcgtcgggcccgatgactctcttctgtgacaacactggagctattgcccttgcgaaggagcccagatttcacaggaagaccaggcatatcaagcgtcgcttcaactccattcgtgaaagtgttcaaaatggagacatagatatttgtaaagtacatacggacctgaatgtagcagatccgttgactaaacctctccctagagcaaaacatgatcaacaccaggacgcaatgggtgttcgattcatcacaatgtaactagattattgactctagtgcaagtgggagactgttggaaatatgccctagaggcaataataaatggctgttattatatttctttgttcatggtaattgtctattgttcatgctataattgtattatccggaaatcgtaatacatgtgtgaatacatagaccacaacatgtccctggtaagcctctagttgactagctcgttgatcaacagatagtcatggtttcctgactatggacattggatgtcgttgataacgggatcacatcattaggagaatgatgtgatggacaagacccaatcctaagcatagcataaaagatcgtgtagtttcgtttgctagagcttttccaatgtcaagtatcttttccttagaccatgagatcgtgcaactcccggatgccgtaagagtgctttgggtgcaccaaacgtcacaacgtaactgggtgactataaaggtacactacaggtatctctgaaagtgtctgttgggttggcacggatcgagactaggatttgtcactccgtgtgacggagaggtatctctgggcccactcggtaatgcatcatcataatgagctcaatgtgactaaggcgttagtcacgggatcatgcattgcggtacgagtaaagagacttgccggtaacgagattgaacaaggtattgggataccgacgatcgaatctcgggcaagtaacataccgattgacaaagggaattgtatacgggattgattgaatcctcgacatcgtggttcatccgatgagatcatcgtggaacatgtgggagccaacatgggtatccagatcccgctgttggttattgaccggagaggcgtctcggtcatgtctgcatgtctcccgaacccgtagggtctacacacttaaggttcggtgacgctagggttgtagagatatgagtatgcggaaacccgaaagttgttcggagtcccggatgagatcccggacgtcacgaggagttccggaatggtctggaggtgaagaattatatataggaagtcaagtttcggccatcgggaaagtttcgggggttatcggtattgtaccgggaccaccggaagggtcccgggggtccaccgggtggagccacctatcccggagggccccatgggctgaagtgggagggcaaccagcccttagtgggctggggcgcccccatgggcctcccccctgcgcctagggttggaaaccctagggtgggggggcgctccacttgccttggggggcaagtctccccccttggccgccgccccctcccttgatGGGATTTTGGCCgacgcccccctcccagggggcctatataaaggggggagggagggcagcaacattacagccttgggcgcctccctcctcccctgctacacctctccctctcgtagaagctcggcgaagccctgccgagacccgctacatccaccaccacgccgtcgtgctgctggatctccatcaacctctccttcccccttgctggatcaagaaggaggagacgtcgctgcaccgtacgtgtgttgaacgcggaggtgccgtccgttcggcactcggtcatcggtgatttgaatcacggcgagtacgactccgtcatccatgttcattggaacgcttccgctcgcgatctacaagggtatgtagatgcactcctttaccctcgttgctagtatactccatagatggatcttggtgagcgtaggaaaattttaaaattatgctacgattcccaacacttcCCCGATCCCCTCCCCCACCGCCGCCATGCCGCCCCATCCCATCGCGTCGGTTTTGCCCCACCCCGGCAGGTCGCCGACGTGGGAACCAGTGCATCCCCGACAAAGAAGCAGACGGCGGCCAAAACCCGTGGTGGCGGCGCGCAACCCCACCGTTGCTCCATCTCGGGCTACTTCGGCCGATTCGATGCCACCGGTGGCCGCAGCAACTACTGTCGGACATgggtcgcctcctcctccgccaccGCAAGCCACGCCATCGACCATGGAGGAGACCCTGGCCACGCCCACGGCCGCCACTTCAAATGTGCTCGACGAAATGTCGAGAAGGTAAAAaactttcttttctttttgcttGTTCTTTTCATTTCTGGTACGAATAGAATGTGAG contains:
- the LOC109748185 gene encoding uncharacterized protein isoform X2; amino-acid sequence: MASTPPPVIGKAGNLTVFITPPATPPPVDTPTSRSAESPGSEFSTPNSTPRSVASPASPPPEHIATSPPPAKMVSPPPPVKTVSPPLPPAKLFQASPVQVPPPQFEKAEARTDGSAFGFFWDAVLRVQEAHASLDEYISNWFGLDQSKYQWALNDYYESTGKEMDPGKATKTMELSGKMQKV